One window from the genome of Cryptomeria japonica chromosome 6, Sugi_1.0, whole genome shotgun sequence encodes:
- the LOC131048021 gene encoding uncharacterized protein LOC131048021, whose product MKSSGSALLSQLTSRENRLLDSSAAGYGYNKMFDEDATCEGNLQRWKCEENGVRLRKRVVILVDESREARLALLWALSHVVNNSDIVTLLYIVDCHKTLLSTHLKDKFCCSGKAYERNLEAKGFDLVNSLESLSKARRPEVQTEVVVVGGDKAPTIVNQVNKLEASVLVIGQRRPSLFQRMFHTRSDALVEYCIANTECLTLGVRKQSNKIGGYLINSRWQKNFWLLA is encoded by the exons ATGAAATCTAGTGGGTCAGCTCTGCTGAGTCAGCTCACCAGCAGGGAGAACAGATTATTAGATTCGTCAGCAGCAGGGTATGGTTATAATAAGATGTTTGATGAGGACGCCACCTGTGAAGGCAACCTTCAGAGATGGAAATGCGAGGAAAATGGAGTGAGACTGAGAAAAAGAGTGGTGATTCTTGTGGATGAATCTCGTGAAGCAAGGCTGGCATTGTTGTGGGCTCTCTCTCATGTGGTCAACAATTCTGATATTGTCACTCTGCTGTACATTGTGGATTGCCACAAAACTCTGTTATCTACACATCTCAAAG ACAAGTTTTGCTGCTCTGGAAAGGCGTATGAAAGAAATCTAGAGGCCAAGGGATTTGATTTGGTGAATTCCCTGGAGTCACTATCCAAGGCACGCCGGCCAGAG GTACAAACTGAAGTTGTTGTGGTGGGAGGTGATAAAGCACCAACAATTGTAAACCAGGTCAACAAACTTGAAGCCTCAGTGCTTGTTATAGGGCAGAGAAGGCCTTCATTATTTCAGAG GATGTTCCATACAAGGAGTGATGCATTGGTAGAGTACTGCATTGCAAATACTGAGTGCTTGACATTGGGTGTAAGGAAGCAGAGCAACAAGATTGGTGGGTACCTCATCAATAGCCGCTGGCAGAAAAATTTCTGGCTTCTGGCGTAG